The region GAAGGCGTCAATGGCATTGGTTAGCGTGGTTATGTTGGCCTCGCACTGTTCAGAGTAGAAGAGCAACAGCTGCCGGTCGCCCATACACAGCTTACTGCGCGACGGTGGAGGGTAGTGTGGAGGTGGGGTCCAACCCGAGATGTCGTTGTTAATCGGCCGGCTGACTTCCTGCTCCAATCTCTCAAACTGTTTGAGCTGCAGGATGAAAGGCAGAGAATAATCAGTATTTTACTAAACGAGCTGGACAGTCAGCCTAATTACTGCTAATCATGTTAACAGGGGTATTATTTGTATTGCATACTCTATCCAAGCCACAGGCCAAGCTAGATAATTTtaagtgtattttaaaataattttatcttACTGAAAGGTTAGATTTCCTGAATCTAGACATTGCAGGAGAAAGCCtgaaactgaataatttacagctGCAGTCTGGTTTCTTCACAAGTACCAGTACAGTAACACCAAGATAAAATCAGTTTCAGTACAAGATTTAATGATCTAGTATTCAGTGAAGGAAGGAAGAGATATTGTagccaaaaaaatatttaattaaacacaaacaacagatTTCAACTACACAGCTTAATAGACCTTAATAAACatcaagtaaaatgaaaatcaaTAAGCCAGATAATTTGACCTATTTGCAATGTACCAGTGTAATTTTAGATTATTTGGTTAATCATACACTTGAACGACACACACACCCAATAACAAGATTTTAACCACAATTgacagcatttaaaaatgatcatttcagaTTGAAATAGAAATTAAACATAACACAAAAGAAGTTAATTATGAGGTAAGGTATACTATTACATTATACAGACCACCTCGTTTTCTGATCATTTGCCAAGTCATGTTGACTAACCTGCTGTTGCTCTAGCTGGGTCTTATTGTGTCTGTTGATGCTTCCCTTCTCCAGCAGCTGTCTCTGGTTCTTTTCAAACTCCTCTTTACCCTAAGAAACAGCAAGCACATTACACTCACATTTCAACCAGTAATACTATTGTATCATACATCTTGAACATGTTTTCCAGCCCAATACCTGGCATCTCCCCATCACTTTACACATAAAGTTTTATACTTTTTCAAAGAAGCCTAAAGTAAGAAGCAGTATTGGTGCTGAGGCAGATGTCATCATCACAGCCACAAGGGGTCAGTGTGGGcacagcaaagaaaaagcaCATAGCCATTTCTCAGCTGCCAATTGAATGCATAAAACCAACAAACCCTatcacagcagtggtggacaaagatCAGGAAACATCTCTGTGGCTGCATAAACCTTAAGTCtgctgctgtgtgtagtttttgaCAGTACCACACAGCAAAGCCAGTGCAGCTGCAAGGAGGGAAGATATATTTGGGCTATGAAAAACAGGCCAACACACGTTTAGTAGTGATTGATGATGACACCTAAAGCATTACACTAGGGGATTAGGAGCTGAGCCCACATGAGGGAGGCATGGAGACCACTGCTAACTCTGACGGCAGTGCAGCCATGTGAGAAGCACCTGCATCCTACATAGCTTAGCTTGGAACCATGTTAAGTGAAGAAATACAGCCTAGGGAAAACATAGCCAATGCGCATCAGCCACAGAACTGTAGCGTTCTCCCTGCTTTAGTCTTAGGCTCTGCCAACAGAGGTTAATGGACCATGTGATATCCTGATAGATATTCATGCATGTTTGCTGAAGATATCACATTTGTTTCatacaggtttgtttttgttgcagtACCGTTTTGACAGTCATGTGCCCATGCTATCTGTAATTGATGCAGTAAATTATATGGTGTCCAACCCATTACTAGAGATCTATCTTCTTGCACAGTTACTTCTGTCGCACTTGGCAATATTATTCAGATCATATTGAAAGCCTTGATTAGCTGCATCAGCTGTGTTAGAGTATGGCTGTAGCTAAACTCGCTTGTGCCTGTGGCTTGCATGATTTTGGTTAAACGTATATGGAAAGAGCATCGAACTGCATTTGCAGTCAaatattttccaatatgttatcTACTTATTTACTGGTGATGGTTAAATGTCCAGTTTGGCTGTCATAGGCTCCAGTACCTGTAAATGCACATAGTCATAGTCCTCCATCCAGCCCTCCTCTGTGGTCTCGTATGGCCTGTCAGGAGTTTCCTCCTCAGCTGTGAACTTTGGCGGTGAGGGCAGCGGACGGGACTGGATGTTGGCTCTCTCCGGCACACCTGTCTGGTAGGCTGAgacattgttgttgttggtcaGCTGATCTCCAACATGTGGAACTGGTGGCAGCGGCAACTGCTGCTGCTTGTTTGTCCGTTTGAAGAGCAGCGAGGCGTTGCCATGCAGGAAGGATGCCAGCTGCTTGGTGTCGTCAGGCACTCCACGGGCACACATGACCAGGCGGTCCAGGTCATCCCCTCCACTGCCAGCTGGTGGTGCTGCTACGAGGGCAGTAGGTGCCCAGCCTATGGCGTCCAGCGCCTGAGTGTACTTAACCAGGCCCTGGAAGGCCTCTTCCATTTTCTGTACCTGCTTGTTGAGCTTGGCCTGCAGGGTGCGGTCAGTGGCCTGGGCGGCGTTGGCCACAGCTCCACGTGCAAACTCCAGCAGGTCCCGGACAGCCACACGGAGGCGCTCGGATGCCTGGCGGATGGAAGGCAGACTGGACTCCATCTGTGTGGGGCTGCGCCAGTTTCCGCTGATGAAGGACATAAGCAGTGAGGCTGAGCTCTCCACAGCCTGCTGCAGGCGAGACAGCCGCTCCATGGCTTGCTCTAGGTCCAGGGGGAGCAGACGTCCTGGCACGGTGCTGTCCCGCACTGGCACCATGTCCAGAGAAGAGGTGGACAGGTTACTGCGTGTGCTACCTGTGCTGGAGGCTGACAGGCGCTTGAAGCTTACTGTCAGCTCCTCAGTAGCTGCTGCATCACGCACTACCTGAGGGGGCACATCGTACACGTGATCACCTGACTCCTCGCCCACAGCCGGGCGCTCGCGGGGGAAATCATAGACATCTCCAGGATGCTGCTCCTGTGGGCCGGTCTTACGCAGGCTGGTAGGGATATCATAGATCTCCTGTGCCTCAGACTGGGGTTTCCCAGCCAATGGAGGAGGTGGCACATCATACACATCTTCAGGAATCTGTGGTTCTGGAGTGGCTTCAATATGACAATCGAGGCTCTTCATTTTGGCAAAATGAGGGGGAACGTCGTATGTCTCCTCCCTGATGGGACCATCTGGAACATCCTTGCTTACTGATGGGGGGAAGTCATAAACCTGGAATGTATATGGAAGTCAGATTTAGTTGGAATGTACTGAATTACTGAAACACAGGTATACTAAATCAAACTGAAGAGATATTAAAGTTTGACAGCAGTAGTGGGTGATATGGGCAGAAATTCATATCATGTTATAATTAAGATTACTGTTGGTTTTGATATACATCACAGTTTACAGTAtttatgcttttgttttcaaataaaacttaaaattttaaatgcttatgtaaacattttttgtaGAATAACAATGGCATATTATTCTGGATTTCTCTTCATAAGAACCATATTGaacaagtaaattaaatttcttaaacaaaatagtaaaaacagaaataaacaatatatgGACAGATGTCAGCATTGCTTTCTAACCCTAACAAGATCGAGTGTATGTAAAGTccacaccagcagcttctcagAGTGCAGGAAAATGGTATAAAGGTGCAGTCAGCTCCTTAACTGCTAGCttcttatttaaattttctcgttacaccttaaatggtgcagcctgTATGTCACATTATCTGCATTTATTCACATATCAGTATAGCCTTAATGACAAAACTAATACCTTAAAAAGAATTTCAACCGATATGTCACCCACTACCACTAGACAGTAACATTTATCTCAAAGTAGGCCTTTAAACACTAACGTTACTTCAATAACAACAATGTGTGTATGagatattttaaatattctaaaatgtttatactgttcCTTAATCTGGCATTACCAGCAAGTGCCTGAACTTGGAGCAATTATTACTTAGGT is a window of Pygocentrus nattereri isolate fPygNat1 chromosome 7, fPygNat1.pri, whole genome shotgun sequence DNA encoding:
- the bcar1 gene encoding breast cancer anti-estrogen resistance protein 1 isoform X2, with translation MNYLNVLAKALYDNVAESPDELSFRKGDIMTVLERDTQGLDGWWLCSLHGRQGIVPGNRLKILVGMYDKQQQQQSPTPQSTLPTIAYTKPPPAAQYTAMHPAYTCTSPPTPGNPDNVYMLPPSHGKTAPSSLYQVPTGPQPPQPQPKAPALTQKQGHGKYHPAGQEIYQVPPSMGAPGQEVYQVPPAAGGSCPGQDVYQVPPSLNKKQEIYQIPPSLDKRSWDSSKTLGKVVVPTRVGQVYVYDTGKSEQDEYDVPRHLPPSQDIYDVPPTRGQYNQQVYDTPPMAMKGPTSRDAQEIYDTPPSVDKNQLLSQQTVYDFPPSVSKDVPDGPIREETYDVPPHFAKMKSLDCHIEATPEPQIPEDVYDVPPPPLAGKPQSEAQEIYDIPTSLRKTGPQEQHPGDVYDFPRERPAVGEESGDHVYDVPPQVVRDAAATEELTVSFKRLSASSTGSTRSNLSTSSLDMVPVRDSTVPGRLLPLDLEQAMERLSRLQQAVESSASLLMSFISGNWRSPTQMESSLPSIRQASERLRVAVRDLLEFARGAVANAAQATDRTLQAKLNKQVQKMEEAFQGLVKYTQALDAIGWAPTALVAAPPAGSGGDDLDRLVMCARGVPDDTKQLASFLHGNASLLFKRTNKQQQLPLPPVPHVGDQLTNNNNVSAYQTGVPERANIQSRPLPSPPKFTAEEETPDRPYETTEEGWMEDYDYVHLQGKEEFEKNQRQLLEKGSINRHNKTQLEQQQLKQFERLEQEVSRPINNDISGWTPPPHYPPPSRSKLCMGDRQLLLFYSEQCEANITTLTNAIDAFYSSINNNQPPKIFVAHSKFVILSAHKLVFIGDTLSRQAKSPEVRSRVAQHSNALCDKLKDIVMSTKTAALQYPSPGAARDMTERVRELSGCTQQFRMALNQLLAM
- the bcar1 gene encoding breast cancer anti-estrogen resistance protein 1 isoform X1; amino-acid sequence: MSVPNVLAKALYDNVAESPDELSFRKGDIMTVLERDTQGLDGWWLCSLHGRQGIVPGNRLKILVGMYDKQQQQQSPTPQSTLPTIAYTKPPPAAQYTAMHPAYTCTSPPTPGNPDNVYMLPPSHGKTAPSSLYQVPTGPQPPQPQPKAPALTQKQGHGKYHPAGQEIYQVPPSMGAPGQEVYQVPPAAGGSCPGQDVYQVPPSLNKKQEIYQIPPSLDKRSWDSSKTLGKVVVPTRVGQVYVYDTGKSEQDEYDVPRHLPPSQDIYDVPPTRGQYNQQVYDTPPMAMKGPTSRDAQEIYDTPPSVDKNQLLSQQTVYDFPPSVSKDVPDGPIREETYDVPPHFAKMKSLDCHIEATPEPQIPEDVYDVPPPPLAGKPQSEAQEIYDIPTSLRKTGPQEQHPGDVYDFPRERPAVGEESGDHVYDVPPQVVRDAAATEELTVSFKRLSASSTGSTRSNLSTSSLDMVPVRDSTVPGRLLPLDLEQAMERLSRLQQAVESSASLLMSFISGNWRSPTQMESSLPSIRQASERLRVAVRDLLEFARGAVANAAQATDRTLQAKLNKQVQKMEEAFQGLVKYTQALDAIGWAPTALVAAPPAGSGGDDLDRLVMCARGVPDDTKQLASFLHGNASLLFKRTNKQQQLPLPPVPHVGDQLTNNNNVSAYQTGVPERANIQSRPLPSPPKFTAEEETPDRPYETTEEGWMEDYDYVHLQGKEEFEKNQRQLLEKGSINRHNKTQLEQQQLKQFERLEQEVSRPINNDISGWTPPPHYPPPSRSKLCMGDRQLLLFYSEQCEANITTLTNAIDAFYSSINNNQPPKIFVAHSKFVILSAHKLVFIGDTLSRQAKSPEVRSRVAQHSNALCDKLKDIVMSTKTAALQYPSPGAARDMTERVRELSGCTQQFRMALNQLLAM